Proteins encoded together in one Leptospira semungkisensis window:
- a CDS encoding outer membrane beta-barrel protein, translating to MMRKKTLSLIATFTLVTASSVFAQAKKEVPDQKVTAAPAKAAEPEPEEKKWFEAVDFSGFVDVYYMYNNNPLQGNAIDGTHAFETSNKNFGVNAAALAIQKTAEKGSPWGFRVDFQNGQNNAYQEAPYTTSNQVYNYNMLKQAYVSMYFPVLKGMTLDIGKMATHIGYEVLESMNNPNYTIGAIFQNTIPFIHTGARLTTQFTDKWAGTFYLYNSGGGTGYTSPTAGNLTSTTTNSFFESSNEHKAVGTQLKGTLIEDKLSLTWNTLYSSDGFASGYTGVVDPSQMLIANYLETGSVNGAGTVLPTGQRMKYNKDYWFMNHAILSITPTDRIQIDLDYTWSEKSGAMANANLAQQQYNSANVYTAETVLGGQVNTSHNKSSYQSYGVFSKFKITETWGVNVRIEYLNDKANNGQLNTFSILHGPNASSGDPTYTGVNGGNGYLGAYQQQINTALAEAIKAANPILAGLTDNQILAAIDPKNYKNYSGAAANYGQYRTFTVTPVWNFTENLLIKLDMRRDWATGYQFIDIHGDKRKDQLGLTLGIVAKF from the coding sequence ATGATGAGAAAAAAGACATTAAGCCTCATTGCTACCTTTACTCTGGTGACCGCCTCTTCGGTTTTTGCCCAAGCTAAGAAAGAGGTTCCAGATCAAAAGGTAACAGCGGCGCCTGCTAAGGCTGCAGAACCCGAGCCTGAAGAAAAGAAATGGTTTGAAGCTGTCGATTTTTCCGGATTCGTGGACGTGTACTACATGTACAACAACAACCCACTGCAAGGAAACGCAATCGACGGAACTCACGCTTTCGAAACTAGCAACAAAAACTTCGGAGTAAACGCCGCAGCTCTTGCAATTCAAAAAACCGCTGAGAAAGGCAGTCCTTGGGGATTCCGAGTAGACTTCCAAAACGGTCAGAACAACGCGTATCAGGAAGCTCCCTATACAACTTCTAACCAGGTATACAACTACAACATGCTGAAACAAGCATACGTGAGTATGTATTTCCCGGTTTTAAAAGGGATGACATTGGATATCGGAAAGATGGCAACACATATCGGCTACGAGGTGCTTGAGTCGATGAACAACCCTAACTACACGATAGGGGCCATCTTCCAAAACACAATCCCATTCATTCACACCGGTGCTCGCTTAACTACTCAATTTACCGATAAATGGGCTGGAACCTTTTATCTGTACAACAGTGGTGGTGGTACCGGTTATACCAGCCCAACTGCGGGCAACTTGACTAGCACGACTACGAACTCCTTCTTCGAGTCTTCGAACGAACACAAAGCGGTCGGTACTCAGTTGAAAGGAACTCTGATCGAAGATAAACTATCTCTTACCTGGAACACCTTGTATTCCAGCGATGGTTTCGCTTCTGGATACACCGGAGTCGTAGATCCTAGCCAAATGTTAATCGCTAACTATTTGGAAACTGGAAGCGTAAACGGAGCTGGAACTGTTCTTCCTACCGGTCAAAGAATGAAGTACAACAAGGATTATTGGTTCATGAACCATGCAATCTTGTCCATTACTCCAACCGACAGAATCCAAATCGACTTAGACTATACCTGGAGTGAAAAATCCGGAGCTATGGCTAACGCGAACCTGGCTCAACAACAGTACAACTCTGCGAACGTTTATACTGCAGAAACTGTTCTTGGCGGACAAGTAAACACTTCTCACAACAAGAGTAGCTACCAATCTTACGGTGTATTCTCCAAATTCAAAATTACTGAAACTTGGGGAGTTAACGTTCGTATTGAGTATTTGAACGACAAGGCGAACAACGGTCAGTTGAACACCTTCAGTATTCTTCACGGACCGAACGCAAGCAGCGGAGATCCTACTTATACCGGCGTGAACGGTGGAAACGGTTACTTGGGAGCATACCAACAGCAGATCAACACTGCTCTTGCAGAAGCTATCAAAGCAGCTAACCCGATCTTAGCAGGTTTAACGGATAACCAAATTCTTGCAGCTATCGATCCTAAGAACTACAAGAACTACTCCGGAGCAGCAGCTAACTACGGACAGTACAGAACCTTCACCGTTACCCCGGTTTGGAACTTTACTGAGAACCTCTTGATCAAGTTGGATATGAGAAGAGACTGGGCGACCGGTTATCAATTCATCGACATCCACGGAGACAAGAGAAAAGACCAACTTGGTCTGACTTTAGGTATCGTTGCTAAGTTCTAA
- a CDS encoding efflux RND transporter periplasmic adaptor subunit has product MIPSSNKFRILLIVIVAALSISIVIFGFNKHSKKTPAHPQKAIVHDKGDRIEFKENSPGLNIIRTAQIGKQDDFVNVEAPARLIATTAPSVSEGEHIVLFESAELNDLYVGYIHSKNSLNRSRKNLDRIKDMFKHRVATEKDLVEAETNAGNDEAELAEFEGKLRAVGLNPALLGKANGRKGWIISDVPESQLTSLRKGKRVIVTFSSFPNQQWNGTAEALGDNVDPMTRTVKVRIAIENEGYKLKPGMFATVKFPEETGGDTVVIPFNSVVTVEGKNYVFVEEVPNEFFRREVVLGISTRERVNVLEGLTRGDKVVIEGAILLKGLSFGF; this is encoded by the coding sequence ATGATACCATCCTCAAACAAATTCAGAATCCTACTCATCGTTATAGTTGCGGCTCTATCGATCTCGATCGTGATCTTCGGTTTTAATAAACATTCGAAGAAGACCCCAGCTCATCCTCAGAAAGCGATCGTTCACGACAAGGGAGATCGGATCGAGTTCAAAGAAAATAGCCCAGGTCTGAATATAATTAGAACGGCTCAGATCGGTAAGCAGGATGATTTCGTAAATGTGGAGGCGCCTGCGAGATTGATCGCTACCACTGCTCCTTCCGTTTCGGAAGGAGAGCATATCGTTCTATTCGAATCGGCTGAATTAAACGATCTGTATGTAGGTTATATTCATTCCAAGAATAGTTTAAACCGATCTCGCAAGAACTTGGATCGTATCAAGGACATGTTCAAGCATAGAGTGGCTACTGAGAAGGATCTGGTCGAAGCAGAGACCAACGCAGGGAATGACGAGGCAGAACTTGCGGAATTTGAAGGAAAACTGAGAGCTGTCGGTTTAAACCCAGCACTTCTCGGCAAAGCCAACGGAAGGAAAGGTTGGATCATCTCCGACGTTCCTGAGTCCCAATTGACTAGTTTAAGAAAGGGTAAAAGAGTAATTGTTACCTTCTCCTCTTTCCCGAACCAACAGTGGAATGGAACCGCCGAAGCACTCGGAGATAACGTAGATCCTATGACAAGGACCGTAAAAGTTCGTATCGCGATCGAGAACGAAGGTTATAAATTGAAGCCGGGAATGTTCGCCACTGTCAAATTTCCAGAAGAGACTGGCGGAGATACTGTGGTCATTCCTTTCAACTCGGTTGTCACAGTAGAAGGAAAGAATTATGTTTTCGTGGAAGAGGTTCCGAATGAATTCTTCCGAAGAGAAGTTGTTCTCGGGATTTCCACTAGGGAACGAGTAAATGTTTTAGAAGGCCTAACTAGAGGAGACAAAGTCGTAATCGAAGGCGCGATCCTTTTGAAAGGTCTTAGTTTCGGATTTTAA
- a CDS encoding TolC family protein, with product MKKVLAFLILVWATGQTVSQQPEPSPKPENEAQGSGEILQVENRATSNLSNEDKERTQIRIELAKAEELLWKNNLLLLASKFNIDAKKAGIEQAGLYANPNIFIDQSIFAEPTQRYFDFSRSGQTVVQIQQVFLLGGKIDKRVRVAELTAKMSEQEFYDLARALITKLRRTFYFIHYYREAIAFYDGSLAALEKTVSSADLAYKRRAVLQSEVLRLKALLFFLRKEREDLRIKVLEKEADLRVLLNEDAYKAPDVAIVPVLDVDFVEKLTLDELKLENILSKAREYRPDLKKAVQALRYEEANLELQHANAIPDLAFGPMYNRGGTAFQNYWGVTAQLNIPIFDRNQGNIKAAERSILVRKQELKNLILEVENDVNVALATAKAKDGLYRRFRNTYTKDYSDLAQDMILSYEKRYISILEFADFFETYRSSIVEMLRLQTDRMEAIEGVNYSVGTGLLIPGSKNTGASGNTQGGSK from the coding sequence ATTAAAAAGGTGCTAGCATTTCTAATCTTGGTTTGGGCAACAGGCCAAACTGTTTCTCAGCAGCCGGAACCTTCTCCTAAACCGGAGAACGAGGCTCAGGGAAGCGGAGAGATCTTGCAGGTAGAGAACAGAGCTACCTCCAATCTCTCGAATGAAGATAAGGAAAGAACACAAATCCGTATAGAATTGGCGAAGGCAGAGGAACTTCTTTGGAAGAATAACCTCCTCTTGCTCGCTTCTAAGTTCAATATTGACGCTAAGAAGGCCGGAATAGAGCAAGCGGGACTCTACGCGAATCCGAATATCTTCATCGATCAGAGTATTTTCGCAGAGCCGACCCAACGTTATTTCGACTTTAGCAGGTCCGGACAAACGGTCGTTCAGATCCAACAAGTATTCCTACTTGGAGGAAAGATCGATAAAAGAGTTCGCGTTGCAGAGCTCACTGCAAAGATGAGCGAGCAAGAGTTTTATGATCTTGCGAGAGCCCTGATCACTAAACTTAGAAGGACTTTCTACTTCATTCATTATTATAGAGAAGCAATCGCTTTCTATGACGGAAGTTTAGCCGCTCTGGAAAAGACGGTATCTTCTGCGGATCTTGCTTATAAGAGAAGGGCAGTGCTTCAGTCGGAAGTTCTACGTCTTAAGGCTCTTCTATTCTTCCTAAGGAAGGAAAGAGAAGATCTTAGGATCAAGGTTTTGGAGAAGGAAGCTGATCTAAGAGTTCTCTTGAACGAAGACGCGTATAAAGCACCCGATGTCGCTATAGTTCCTGTTCTGGATGTGGACTTCGTAGAGAAGCTCACTCTAGACGAATTGAAGCTGGAAAATATTCTAAGTAAGGCAAGAGAATACAGGCCCGATCTGAAAAAGGCAGTGCAAGCCTTAAGATACGAAGAAGCCAACCTGGAATTGCAACATGCGAATGCGATTCCGGACCTTGCCTTCGGTCCTATGTACAATAGAGGGGGAACGGCGTTCCAGAACTATTGGGGGGTCACCGCTCAGTTGAATATCCCGATCTTTGATAGAAACCAAGGAAATATCAAGGCAGCAGAAAGATCCATTCTCGTCAGAAAGCAGGAATTGAAAAACCTCATCTTAGAAGTGGAAAATGACGTGAATGTTGCTCTAGCAACCGCTAAGGCCAAAGACGGCCTGTATCGTAGGTTCAGGAACACTTACACTAAAGATTACTCTGACTTAGCGCAGGATATGATCCTTAGTTACGAAAAACGTTATATATCGATTTTGGAATTTGCAGACTTCTTCGAAACGTATCGATCCAGCATTGTAGAGATGCTTCGCCTCCAAACCGACAGAATGGAAGCGATAGAGGGAGTGAATTACTCCGTCGGAACAGGTTTGCTAATACCAGGCTCGAAAAATACCGGGGCGTCCGGTAATACCCAAGGGGGCTCGAAATGA
- the secA gene encoding preprotein translocase subunit SecA, which yields MIQKILRVLFGSKYERDLKRLTPIVLQINSLEESIRALSDTDLASQTRKFKERLAKGETLDDILPEAFATVREAALRKLGMRHFDVQLMGGIALHWGNIAEMKTGEGKTLTSTLAVYLNALAGKGVHVVTVNDYLARRDANWMKPIYDFLELQVGIIQHDMEHDDRKAAYSADITYGTNNEYGFDYLRDNMVSHIDHKVQRAHFFAIVDEVDSILIDEARTPLIISGPSDESTDKYVRIDRIIPKLIEGEDYEKDEKAKNTLLTERGVAHVEEILQIDNLYAPQNVDLVHHVHQALKAHKIFQRDVDYVVQNGEVIIVDEFTGRLMSGRRYSDGLHQALEAKEGVTIARESQTLASITFQNYFRLYEKLSGMTGTADTEAEEFHKIYNLDVIVIPPNVPVQRKDAADRVYRTEKEKFTAILNEITDCQSRKQPVLVGTISIEKSEVLSRLLSQAGISHNVLNAKFHEKEAEIIANAGKPGAVTIATNMAGRGTDIVLGGAQLFKESLESWIESDIVISEFKEATVRADFDRASEISQKLDSQTKRSRANDILTSAKIWRKNHEEVLEAGGLHILGTERHEARRIDNQLRGRSGRQGDPGSSRFYLSLQDDLMRIFGSDRIAGIMERLKMPEGQEIEHPMVSNAIARAQKRVEGHNFDIRKHLLEYDDVMNRQRIVIYKMRNEVLEGGDVTVLVKDFLDEIIEAQVVMTCEGGNPNNWEWDALKEWFTGLGLPWEVNQDEIKKSKNAQLAIFDSLNHTAQKFYQDKADGIGPDVWKLLERNIFLDILDHRWKEHLYSMDHLREGIWTVGYGEKNPLVEYKLQGFRIFDQAIENMKNEIVSFLIRVEVTEKTQMPEEKKEYKKVGQEVTGGFQELTDSKPRNKASEALPVASGGGGSERKTSRRKRK from the coding sequence ATGATACAGAAAATTTTAAGGGTCCTATTCGGTAGCAAATACGAAAGAGACCTGAAACGACTTACTCCGATAGTTCTTCAGATCAATTCCTTAGAGGAATCCATTCGCGCGTTAAGCGATACGGACTTAGCTTCTCAAACTAGAAAGTTTAAGGAGAGATTAGCAAAGGGCGAGACCCTGGACGATATTCTTCCCGAAGCATTCGCTACTGTAAGAGAAGCAGCTCTTAGAAAACTGGGGATGCGCCATTTCGACGTGCAGCTTATGGGAGGGATCGCTCTTCATTGGGGAAACATCGCAGAGATGAAGACCGGTGAAGGTAAGACCCTGACTTCTACATTGGCAGTGTATCTGAATGCGCTTGCTGGCAAGGGAGTGCATGTCGTTACCGTAAACGATTATCTGGCCAGAAGGGATGCCAACTGGATGAAACCGATTTACGATTTCTTGGAATTGCAGGTAGGGATCATCCAACATGATATGGAGCATGATGATCGTAAGGCAGCATACTCCGCAGATATCACATACGGAACCAATAACGAATATGGTTTCGATTATCTAAGGGACAATATGGTCTCTCATATCGATCATAAGGTGCAAAGAGCACATTTCTTTGCGATTGTGGACGAGGTGGACTCCATCCTAATCGATGAGGCGAGAACTCCTCTGATTATTTCCGGTCCTTCCGATGAGTCTACGGACAAATATGTTCGTATCGATAGGATCATTCCTAAATTGATCGAGGGCGAGGATTACGAAAAGGATGAGAAGGCGAAAAACACCCTTCTTACAGAGAGAGGGGTTGCTCACGTAGAAGAGATCCTTCAGATCGATAACCTATACGCTCCTCAGAACGTGGACCTAGTCCATCACGTGCACCAAGCTTTGAAAGCACATAAGATCTTTCAGAGAGATGTGGATTACGTGGTGCAAAACGGAGAAGTGATCATCGTAGACGAATTCACTGGACGTTTGATGTCAGGAAGAAGATATTCAGACGGACTTCACCAGGCTTTAGAAGCAAAAGAAGGCGTAACGATCGCAAGAGAATCCCAGACTCTCGCGAGCATCACTTTCCAAAATTATTTCCGCTTGTATGAGAAACTTTCCGGTATGACAGGAACTGCAGATACCGAGGCAGAAGAGTTTCATAAGATTTATAATCTGGATGTTATCGTAATTCCGCCTAACGTTCCTGTCCAAAGAAAGGATGCAGCGGATCGAGTTTATAGAACGGAGAAGGAAAAGTTCACTGCGATCTTAAATGAGATCACGGATTGCCAATCTAGAAAACAGCCGGTCTTAGTAGGAACTATTTCCATCGAGAAGTCAGAAGTATTGTCTAGACTTCTTTCCCAAGCAGGGATTTCGCATAATGTATTGAACGCCAAGTTTCACGAGAAGGAAGCGGAGATCATTGCGAACGCAGGAAAACCGGGAGCTGTTACGATCGCAACAAATATGGCGGGTCGTGGAACGGATATCGTGCTCGGAGGCGCTCAACTCTTCAAGGAGAGTTTGGAGTCCTGGATCGAATCGGATATCGTGATCAGCGAATTCAAAGAGGCAACCGTACGAGCCGATTTTGATCGGGCAAGTGAGATCTCTCAGAAGCTGGATTCCCAAACTAAAAGATCCAGAGCCAATGATATTTTAACTAGTGCTAAAATCTGGAGAAAGAACCACGAGGAAGTGCTCGAAGCCGGTGGCTTGCATATTCTCGGAACGGAAAGACATGAGGCGAGAAGGATAGACAACCAGCTTAGAGGTAGATCCGGACGCCAAGGGGATCCAGGTTCGAGTAGATTCTATCTTTCTCTCCAAGATGATCTGATGAGGATCTTCGGATCGGATCGGATTGCAGGCATCATGGAAAGATTGAAGATGCCGGAAGGCCAAGAGATCGAACATCCGATGGTCTCGAATGCAATTGCTCGTGCTCAGAAAAGAGTAGAAGGTCATAACTTCGATATACGTAAACACCTTCTGGAATATGACGATGTGATGAACCGCCAAAGGATCGTTATCTATAAGATGAGAAACGAGGTGTTGGAAGGCGGAGATGTTACTGTTCTTGTAAAAGATTTCTTAGACGAGATCATCGAAGCGCAAGTGGTAATGACTTGTGAAGGCGGAAATCCTAATAATTGGGAATGGGACGCATTAAAGGAATGGTTCACTGGTTTGGGACTTCCATGGGAAGTGAATCAAGACGAGATCAAGAAATCGAAGAACGCACAACTTGCTATATTCGATTCTTTGAATCATACTGCTCAGAAATTTTATCAAGATAAAGCGGACGGAATCGGTCCGGATGTTTGGAAATTACTAGAGAGAAATATCTTCTTGGATATTTTGGATCATCGTTGGAAAGAACATCTCTATTCCATGGACCATCTTCGTGAAGGGATTTGGACCGTAGGATATGGAGAGAAGAATCCTTTGGTAGAATATAAACTACAAGGATTCAGGATCTTTGACCAAGCCATAGAGAACATGAAGAACGAGATCGTAAGCTTCTTGATCCGAGTGGAAGTCACAGAGAAGACCCAAATGCCTGAAGAGAAAAAAGAATATAAAAAGGTTGGTCAGGAAGTAACGGGTGGCTTCCAGGAATTGACTGATTCAAAACCTAGAAACAAAGCTTCCGAAGCCTTGCCGGTAGCTTCCGGTGGTGGTGGCTCGGAAAGAAAAACCAGTCGGAGAAAACGAAAATGA
- a CDS encoding type 1 glutamine amidotransferase, translating into MRCLIVRFKDCEGPGTLLEAIESRNYKITYLNAYDPRVHLMPGAHQMFDLVVLLGGPQTVHDSSQAHFFRPWLDLASNLISMKDKKVIGICLGSQILASALGAKVYAGDKGPEVGFSDVKISNPSHPAFKKLQSQTSFPAFHLHEDVFDLPKGANLLLQGSFYPNQMFEFENRIFGIQCHLEVTESMLKTWKKVHSEFIRKAGWIPGPETEDLRSQMEDAGKALFEGILDL; encoded by the coding sequence ATGAGATGCCTTATTGTGCGATTCAAGGATTGCGAGGGTCCAGGCACCCTACTCGAGGCAATCGAATCTAGAAATTATAAAATTACTTATCTGAATGCGTATGATCCCAGAGTGCATTTGATGCCCGGGGCTCATCAGATGTTCGACCTTGTTGTTTTACTCGGTGGACCTCAGACGGTTCATGATTCATCTCAGGCACATTTCTTTCGTCCTTGGTTGGACCTCGCTTCGAATCTGATTTCTATGAAGGACAAGAAGGTAATCGGGATCTGTCTAGGCTCTCAGATTCTTGCCTCCGCATTAGGTGCGAAAGTGTATGCGGGTGATAAGGGCCCGGAAGTCGGTTTCTCGGATGTAAAAATAAGCAATCCTTCTCATCCTGCTTTTAAAAAATTGCAGAGCCAGACTTCTTTTCCGGCATTCCATCTGCATGAGGATGTATTCGATCTTCCCAAAGGTGCGAACCTTCTCTTGCAAGGAAGCTTTTATCCGAACCAGATGTTCGAGTTTGAGAATCGGATCTTTGGGATCCAATGTCATTTAGAAGTGACCGAGTCTATGCTCAAGACCTGGAAAAAGGTCCATTCCGAGTTTATCAGAAAAGCCGGATGGATTCCTGGACCGGAAACGGAAGATCTGAGGTCTCAAATGGAAGACGCAGGCAAAGCCCTATTCGAAGGGATTTTGGATTTATAA
- a CDS encoding TlpA family protein disulfide reductase — protein MDSQANSDSRLSYPRSRGIFFRLNILFLLAALAVCAPSEQSNLGVQSFEGITLEGKAIRIADIPAERVALNVYGPNCIPCVKEVPVLNHLHAELQKDPHIKLYMVVDPTVFFDNPEKLSEEELLKQASVLMKEEVRKFGIKLPVIIMKSPFRISRNEGLVTGTPETLLFKTKPLVLYYNFIGPISEESDAVKIPKDMKVIFFKRMAGQS, from the coding sequence ATGGATTCTCAGGCCAACTCCGATTCCAGGCTTAGTTACCCTCGATCCCGAGGGATTTTCTTCCGCCTAAATATTCTTTTTCTACTGGCTGCCCTAGCAGTCTGCGCGCCTTCCGAACAATCCAATCTAGGAGTGCAATCCTTCGAAGGAATTACCTTGGAAGGAAAAGCGATCCGGATCGCGGATATTCCCGCCGAAAGAGTCGCTTTGAATGTGTATGGTCCGAACTGCATCCCTTGCGTAAAAGAAGTTCCTGTTTTGAATCATCTGCATGCTGAATTGCAAAAGGATCCTCATATTAAACTGTACATGGTCGTAGATCCTACAGTATTCTTTGATAATCCTGAAAAGCTTTCTGAAGAAGAGCTCTTGAAGCAAGCTTCCGTCTTGATGAAGGAAGAAGTGAGGAAGTTCGGAATTAAGCTTCCAGTAATCATCATGAAATCTCCTTTTCGTATTTCTCGCAATGAAGGTCTTGTGACGGGAACTCCGGAGACTCTTCTATTCAAAACGAAACCATTAGTACTTTATTATAATTTTATAGGCCCCATTAGTGAAGAGTCCGATGCGGTCAAGATTCCGAAAGACATGAAAGTGATCTTTTTCAAGAGAATGGCCGGTCAATCATGA
- a CDS encoding DNA primase, with product MTQNQNSEFDIVTLIELAKKNKYERAVAGFQVLDRIDRLELPKKIKGRKLAVQAMFALANDEVQYKYVTKEERAAIEQEAAQAGGATYSQFNGLFEAPQAPIAEEDMEEDFIPEEAAKPLMDMEDGEEGESYDDEEEDSDDDDDEDDDDDQDEDEDEEEDSEEEADED from the coding sequence ATGACCCAGAATCAGAATTCAGAATTCGATATTGTTACATTAATTGAACTGGCCAAAAAAAACAAGTATGAAAGAGCCGTTGCTGGCTTCCAAGTTCTGGATCGAATCGATAGACTCGAACTTCCTAAAAAAATAAAAGGCCGTAAACTCGCAGTCCAAGCGATGTTCGCACTTGCTAACGACGAAGTACAATACAAATACGTAACGAAAGAAGAAAGAGCTGCCATCGAGCAAGAAGCTGCGCAAGCAGGCGGAGCCACTTATTCTCAATTTAACGGACTATTCGAAGCGCCTCAAGCTCCTATCGCAGAAGAAGATATGGAAGAAGATTTCATTCCAGAAGAAGCTGCGAAACCTCTTATGGATATGGAAGATGGAGAAGAGGGAGAATCCTATGACGATGAGGAAGAGGATTCTGACGACGACGATGATGAAGACGATGACGATGATCAGGATGAAGACGAAGACGAAGAAGAGGATTCTGAAGAGGAAGCAGACGAGGACTGA
- a CDS encoding 6-hydroxymethylpterin diphosphokinase MptE-like protein, protein MNLKEESSSFYLHSTHDPQKEGERISRQIPSNLKKEELLVLVGIGCGYHLLSYLKENSNPTLLLLEPFGELESIAGPEWMPELNALLSQKSEIETPKVFFDWKKFIQAEQKSWLDPKIRSIRVFVHPAYQRRYPEICKEILSFFQTKKPVSQNEAAKAEYGRLWVRNFFKHLKESEECRSAYKILTRTLPPNPKRIGCFLGASPNLEKEVGWIRENRENVFLLSSDTALGFLLESGIRPHAVLSIDSGLGTSYHFPENFPKDIPILTWFGGSSKIFELENPKIIYLSTHPLDQILGARFFPNAPILENPTLNVSGLAVSFFQSVGATAVLLKGFGFSRESGKTHCRASGYERYDRFFLERKRSLYSARYSPESRWKARTIVLDSLNKWSPIRILAELDSETSSFADWENALTEFHSSFPGSGKNWRSFCNEVPSLPPEIKRLIPRASKVLD, encoded by the coding sequence ATGAATCTAAAGGAGGAATCCTCCTCCTTTTATCTACATTCCACCCACGATCCACAAAAAGAAGGCGAGAGAATCTCTCGCCAAATTCCTTCCAACCTAAAAAAAGAAGAGCTACTTGTCCTAGTTGGGATTGGCTGCGGCTATCACTTACTTTCTTATTTAAAAGAAAACTCAAACCCTACCCTTCTTCTATTAGAACCGTTTGGTGAACTGGAATCTATAGCCGGCCCGGAATGGATGCCTGAGCTAAATGCTCTTCTCTCTCAGAAATCCGAGATCGAAACTCCGAAAGTCTTCTTCGATTGGAAGAAGTTTATCCAAGCGGAACAAAAATCCTGGCTGGATCCTAAGATCCGCTCCATACGAGTCTTCGTTCATCCCGCCTACCAAAGACGTTATCCCGAAATTTGCAAAGAGATCCTCTCCTTCTTTCAAACAAAGAAACCTGTCTCTCAAAATGAAGCGGCCAAGGCGGAATACGGAAGACTCTGGGTCCGGAACTTCTTCAAGCATCTGAAAGAGTCGGAAGAATGTCGAAGTGCCTACAAAATTCTCACGCGCACCCTTCCCCCAAACCCAAAACGGATCGGATGCTTCTTAGGAGCATCTCCCAATTTGGAGAAGGAAGTCGGTTGGATCCGAGAGAATCGAGAAAATGTCTTTCTACTCTCCTCGGATACTGCTCTTGGATTTTTATTAGAAAGTGGAATCCGACCTCATGCTGTACTTTCGATAGATAGCGGACTTGGAACTTCCTATCATTTTCCGGAGAATTTCCCGAAAGACATTCCCATCCTGACTTGGTTTGGAGGTTCTTCCAAGATATTCGAATTGGAAAATCCTAAGATCATTTATCTTTCTACTCACCCATTGGATCAGATCCTGGGAGCCAGATTCTTTCCGAATGCTCCTATATTAGAAAATCCTACCTTAAATGTTTCCGGACTGGCTGTATCCTTCTTCCAGAGTGTAGGAGCTACAGCAGTTCTACTGAAAGGATTCGGTTTTTCTAGAGAATCAGGAAAGACACATTGCAGAGCGAGCGGATACGAGAGATACGATCGTTTTTTTCTAGAAAGAAAAAGAAGTCTATATTCCGCGAGGTATTCGCCTGAATCTCGATGGAAAGCAAGAACGATCGTACTAGATTCCTTAAATAAGTGGAGTCCGATCCGGATCCTAGCAGAACTCGATTCTGAAACTTCTTCTTTTGCTGATTGGGAAAATGCCTTAACAGAATTTCATTCTAGTTTTCCAGGCTCGGGAAAGAACTGGAGATCCTTTTGCAATGAGGTGCCGAGCCTTCCCCCAGAAATCAAGAGACTCATCCCTAGAGCAAGTAAGGTCTTGGACTAA
- a CDS encoding response regulator, with protein MNKGYIICVDDEVSVLETLQEQLHNEFGKTHEIETARSAEEALALLDEIQSSGFVIEVIITDQVMPGMKGADFLESVHKRSPDSIKILLTGQAGLDSAIHAINFGGLSRYVEKPWNIEDLTRDIRSLIEKFRQNLENQHLINELNRRIKDLEEENRKLQQSGE; from the coding sequence ATGAATAAAGGTTATATTATTTGTGTCGATGATGAAGTGTCGGTTCTGGAAACTCTCCAGGAACAACTTCATAACGAGTTCGGTAAGACTCATGAGATCGAGACTGCCAGAAGCGCCGAAGAGGCCTTGGCTCTTTTGGATGAGATCCAATCTTCCGGCTTTGTAATCGAAGTCATTATTACGGATCAGGTCATGCCGGGCATGAAGGGAGCGGATTTCTTAGAATCCGTCCACAAACGGTCTCCTGATTCGATCAAAATTCTGCTTACCGGACAAGCGGGTCTGGATTCGGCCATTCATGCGATTAATTTCGGCGGATTAAGCAGATACGTGGAAAAACCTTGGAATATAGAGGATCTAACCAGAGATATCAGATCTTTGATAGAAAAGTTCCGGCAGAATCTGGAGAACCAACACTTAATCAATGAACTCAATAGACGAATCAAGGACCTTGAAGAAGAAAACCGCAAATTGCAACAATCGGGAGAATAG